From a single Candidatus Izimaplasma bacterium HR1 genomic region:
- the sigW gene encoding ECF RNA polymerase sigma factor SigW, whose amino-acid sequence MSEDIVVINNVLQGKIDHFGSLMTKYHNEMFSFVFNMLGNYDDTEDLIQEIFIKVYNNLNRYNSRKSSFRTWLYRIASNHTINYLKSSSYKRKSGNELDTTFIEDDLDIEAEIVKEQQIKEIIKVMKMRLSEKHQKILILHYFSGLSVKEIGLTLEIPEKTIYKALKTSVEKIKEEVTTND is encoded by the coding sequence ATGAGCGAAGATATCGTTGTCATCAACAATGTTTTACAAGGTAAAATTGATCATTTTGGAAGCTTAATGACTAAATATCACAATGAGATGTTCTCGTTTGTTTTCAACATGCTTGGTAATTACGATGACACCGAAGATCTAATTCAAGAGATATTCATTAAGGTTTATAATAATCTTAATAGATATAACTCTAGGAAATCATCATTTAGAACCTGGTTATACCGCATTGCATCTAATCATACGATAAATTATTTGAAATCATCAAGCTATAAACGGAAATCTGGTAATGAACTAGATACAACATTTATAGAGGATGATTTGGATATAGAAGCAGAAATAGTTAAGGAACAGCAAATAAAAGAAATCATCAAAGTAATGAAAATGAGATTATCAGAAAAACACCAAAAGATATTAATCCTACATTATTTCTCAGGCTTATCAGTTAAAGAAATAGGGCTAACATTAGAAATTCCCGAGAAAACAATATATAAAGCTTTAAAAACAAGTGTCGAAAAAATTAAAGAGGAGGTGACTACTAATGACTAA
- a CDS encoding DSBA-like thioredoxin domain protein — translation MKVELWSDFACPFCYIGKKRFEKALENFPHKDKIEVVYKAYQLNPNAPKVMKGSPVESFAKGHRMSTDTAKQRFTMFNEQAQSVGLSYDYENIQMTNSFDAHRLAKWANQFDKEQMITERLMKAYFTDGLNIADIDTLVTIAGEVGLSEEDSRKVLESKKYSDQVYNEINEGKQIGVQGVPFFVLNRKYGISGAQPIEYFTQSLEKLWEEEKPLEDLSGADEGHTCSDESCSI, via the coding sequence ATGAAAGTAGAATTATGGAGTGACTTTGCATGCCCATTCTGTTATATTGGGAAAAAACGTTTTGAAAAAGCATTAGAGAATTTTCCACATAAGGATAAAATTGAAGTTGTATATAAGGCTTATCAATTGAATCCTAATGCCCCGAAAGTTATGAAGGGGAGTCCTGTAGAAAGTTTTGCAAAAGGACACAGAATGAGTACAGATACAGCAAAACAAAGATTTACTATGTTTAATGAACAAGCACAAAGTGTCGGGTTATCATATGATTATGAAAATATTCAAATGACAAATAGTTTTGATGCACATCGCTTAGCTAAATGGGCTAACCAGTTCGATAAAGAACAAATGATAACTGAGAGACTGATGAAAGCATATTTTACTGATGGTTTAAATATTGCAGACATTGATACATTAGTTACTATTGCTGGTGAAGTGGGATTAAGTGAAGAGGATTCAAGAAAAGTATTAGAATCAAAAAAATATAGTGATCAAGTTTATAACGAAATTAACGAAGGTAAGCAAATCGGAGTTCAAGGTGTTCCATTCTTTGTATTAAACAGAAAATACGGAATTAGTGGAGCACAACCTATTGAATACTTCACACAATCATTGGAAAAACTTTGGGAAGAAGAGAAACCACTTGAAGATTTAAGTGGAGCCGATGAAGGACATACTTGTAGCGATGAGTCATGCTCAATTTAG